CCGGCTCCACCTGTCACCAGCAGCTTCACGTTTCCAGCCTTCCGTTGACGCCTCGCGGGACAGCGTTCGGCCGAGGCGGACGGGTGGCCGGTCAGCCTGCTGACGACTCCTCGCGGCCTGCGCCTGCCGAGGGCAGCGCCGCGAAGAACCGGGGGTGTGCCAGCCCGCGCTCGTCGAACGCGGCGATGATCGACTCCTCGACCTCCGCCTGTGCCGCAGACCGTATAAGGGCGATCGCTGACCCTCCGAACCCGCCTCCGGTCATCCGGGCGCCCAGGGCGCCCGCAGCCAGTGCCGACTCGACGACGAGGTCCAGCTCGGGGCTGGAGACCCGGTAGTCGTCGCGAAGACTCTCGTGCGAAGCGGTGAGCAGCGGGCCGATCATGTCGAGCCTGCCCTCCGTCAGCATTGTCACCACGGACTCGACCCTGGCGTTCTCGGTCACCACATGGCGGACCAGGGGCCGCAGCTCCTCGGGCAGGCGGGCCGTCGCCACGTCGAGTCCGCTGTGCGCGACCTCGCGCAGCGACTCGATCTCCAGGGCCTCGGCAGCCGCGACACAGCCGCGTCGCCGTTCCCCGTACCCCGACTCCGAGTGCGCGTGGCGGGTCCGGGTGTCGATGACCAGCAGCCGCAGGCCGTGCGCGGCGGTGTCGAAGGGCACCTGGATCTGCTCGCCGGAGCGGACGTCCAGGAACAGGACGTGCGCCGCCGTGCAGCACAGCGACGCCGTCTGGTCGAGAACGCCGGTCGGCGCGCCGACGAAGTCGTTCTCGGCGCGCTGCGCCCAGCGCGCGATCCGGGTGAGGTCCGGACGCGCGTCGTCTGCCGGTCCGTCCAGCGGCGTGCCTGCGAGGTCCAGCAGGCTCAGCGCGGTGGCGCACTCCAGCGCCGCCGAGGAGGACAGGCCCGCGCCGGTCGGGACGTCGCCACAGATCACCAGGTCGGCGCCGCCGAGTCGGACGCCTTCCTCTCGTAGGACCCAGGCCACGCCTGCGGGATAGGCCGCCCAACCCGTGACGTGCCCGGGCTCCAGCTCGGCGATGTGCAGCGGCTCGGCGATTTGTGGCCTGCCGTCGGCCCCGACGGTGGTCAGGTTCAACAGTCCGTCGTCTCGGGCCGAGGCCGCGACGACGGTGCGGTGCGGCAGCGCGAACGGCAGCACGAAGCCGTCGTTGTAATCGGTGTGCTCACCGATGAGGTTCACCCGTCCGGGCGCACCCCAGCAGACCTCGGGGGCGTGCCCGTGTCGGGCGCGGAAGGCCGCGACGGCACGCTGGGCGGCGTCCGCGGAGTCGGCGGGCACGGTGACTGACTCCTCGGCGTGGACGTCGGTGCTCACAGGGCGCGCACCAGCACGGCGTGAGCGATGTTGGTGGCGAGCAGGGCGCTACCGCCGGGTCCGGTCACCTTGATCTCGTTCGATCCGCCTGCGGAGGAGACGGTGACCACTCGGTCGGGCATGACGCCCGCCGCCTTCAGATGTGCCATCAGGTCGGGGTCGAGCTGCACGTACTCGGCGATCCGGCAGACCTGGGCCTGGCCGCCGCCCCGGCGCGCGATCTCGTCGAGCCGGAGCAGGTCGGTCTCCATCGGCGGCGCGGGTTCGCCGACGCCCAGCTTGTCTAGACCGGGGATCGGATTTCCATACGGGGAGGTGGTGGGGTTGCCCAGCAGCGTGACGAGCTTGCGTTCGACCGCCTCGCTCATCACGTGTTCCCAGCGGCACGCCTCGCTGTGCACGTGCTCCCATTCCAGCCCGATCACGTCGACGAGCAGGCGCTCGGCCAGGCGATGCTTGCGCATCACCGCCTCGGCGCGTTCCCGCCCGGCTCCGGTCAGCTCCAGGTGGCGGTCCTCGGCCACGATGAGCAGCCCGTCCCGTTCCATTCTGGCCACCGTCTGGCTGACGGTGGGCCCGCTCTGTCCCAGCCGTTCCGCGATGCGAGCGCGCAGTGGGATCACGCCCTCCTCGCCGAGGTCGTAGATCGTGCGCAGGTACATCTCGGTGGTGTCGATGAGCTCGTTCACGCCGGCTCCCCTGTTGAAAGTCCTAGAGCTTGTGGCAGTCGTGGTTCGTCGCGGAGAATGAGGTCGAGTCGCCAGGAGGGGGTCGCGAGAAAGGCGACACCTTGACACGCGAGCGGTGGGACCGCGCTACCGGCTACCACGACATCCTAGAGCCTGTCCTTGTTCCCTGTTCTCTCGTCATGTGACGCGTTGGTCGTCGGCGTCGCCGCCTCTCGGCCGTGACGCCGTCGTGGTCTGTTCCTCCGTCACCACCCCGCCCCGACTGCTTCGCGCGTGCCGTGGATCGCGACGCATGACGAGGGACGGCTGTCCTCCGTCTTCATCGTAGGGGCGGGTGCCGACCGGCTCGGCCCGATACACAGGCGTGGCGAGGTGGACCTGTGCGGTCCCGTTCCGCGAAGATGTCGAGCGTGCAGCCGTTGGTGAGTACCGAGGAACTGGCCGAGGCGATGGCGGGCGAGAACCCGCCGGTGCTGGTGGACGTGCGCTGGGCATTGACGGGGCCGCCCGGCCGCCTCGCCTACCAGGCGGGTCACCTGCCCGACGCGGTCTTCCTGGATCTCGACCGCGATCTCGCCGCCCCACCGGGGTCCGGGGGGAGACACCCACTTCCCGCCGCCGAGGACCTCCAGGCCGTGCTGCGGTCCGCCGGGATCAGCGCAGGCCGCCGGGTGGTCGCCTACGACGCCGCCGACGGCTCGGTGGCCGCGCGGGCTTGGTGGCTGTTGCGCTGGGCGGGGCATGACCAGGTCTCGGTGCTGGACGGCGGGTTCGCCGCCTGGACGGCCGAGGGACGCGAGGTGACCGCCGTCGTTCCCGACCCCGCGCCGGGCGACATCGTGGTTCGGGCGGGGAGCCTGCCGGTGCTCGACGCCGCCGGTGCCGAGGAGCTCACCGAGCGCGGCGTGCTCTTGGACGCGCGAGCGCCACAGCGCTATCGCGGCGAGGTCGAGCCGGTGGATGCCAGGCCCGGCCACGTGCCTGGTGCGCGGAACGCCCCGTTCGCCGAGCACCTCGACGAGTCGGGTCGCTGGCGTTCTCCCGCCGAGCTGGCCGAGCACTTCGCCGCCTTGGGCGTCACCGGCACCACGCCGGTCGGTGCCTACTGCGGATCAGGGGTGACCGCCTGCTCGGTGCTGCTGGCGCTGGAGACTGCGGGACTCAGCGCCCCCGACCGGCCTGCCGCCCTCTACGCGGGTTCCTGGTCGGAATGGGCGGGGCAGCCGCAGCGCCCGGCAGCGTTGGGGGAGTCGCCCCGCTGACATCGCCTTTCGCCGCAGCCGACCGCATCGA
The Actinoalloteichus fjordicus DNA segment above includes these coding regions:
- the galK gene encoding galactokinase translates to MSTDVHAEESVTVPADSADAAQRAVAAFRARHGHAPEVCWGAPGRVNLIGEHTDYNDGFVLPFALPHRTVVAASARDDGLLNLTTVGADGRPQIAEPLHIAELEPGHVTGWAAYPAGVAWVLREEGVRLGGADLVICGDVPTGAGLSSSAALECATALSLLDLAGTPLDGPADDARPDLTRIARWAQRAENDFVGAPTGVLDQTASLCCTAAHVLFLDVRSGEQIQVPFDTAAHGLRLLVIDTRTRHAHSESGYGERRRGCVAAAEALEIESLREVAHSGLDVATARLPEELRPLVRHVVTENARVESVVTMLTEGRLDMIGPLLTASHESLRDDYRVSSPELDLVVESALAAGALGARMTGGGFGGSAIALIRSAAQAEVEESIIAAFDERGLAHPRFFAALPSAGAGREESSAG
- a CDS encoding metal-dependent transcriptional regulator, translating into MNELIDTTEMYLRTIYDLGEEGVIPLRARIAERLGQSGPTVSQTVARMERDGLLIVAEDRHLELTGAGRERAEAVMRKHRLAERLLVDVIGLEWEHVHSEACRWEHVMSEAVERKLVTLLGNPTTSPYGNPIPGLDKLGVGEPAPPMETDLLRLDEIARRGGGQAQVCRIAEYVQLDPDLMAHLKAAGVMPDRVVTVSSAGGSNEIKVTGPGGSALLATNIAHAVLVRAL
- a CDS encoding sulfurtransferase; translated protein: MQPLVSTEELAEAMAGENPPVLVDVRWALTGPPGRLAYQAGHLPDAVFLDLDRDLAAPPGSGGRHPLPAAEDLQAVLRSAGISAGRRVVAYDAADGSVAARAWWLLRWAGHDQVSVLDGGFAAWTAEGREVTAVVPDPAPGDIVVRAGSLPVLDAAGAEELTERGVLLDARAPQRYRGEVEPVDARPGHVPGARNAPFAEHLDESGRWRSPAELAEHFAALGVTGTTPVGAYCGSGVTACSVLLALETAGLSAPDRPAALYAGSWSEWAGQPQRPAALGESPR